Below is a window of Pseudarthrobacter equi DNA.
ATGGTCATGAGGAAGGCGATGGCCACGCCGGGGCCGGTGGCGAAGTCCTGGAAGACGGTGCGGTAGGCCAGGACCACCAGGGAGGTGGTGGCGCTGACGGGTCCGCCGCCGGTGAGCAGGTAAATGGTGGGGAAGTCGTTGACGCAGAAGATGGTCATCAGGATCCAGCTGATGTACGTGGACCGGGCGATCAGCGGCAGGGTGATGTGGGTGAACTGCTGCCAGCGGCTGGCACCGTCCATGCTGGCGGCCTCGTAGACGGTTTCATCCACCGAGGCCAGCGCCGCGGAGGTCATCATCATCATGAAGGGGAAGGACACCCAGACCTTGAACGCCATCACCGTGATGGAGGCCAGGGTGGGATCCGCCAGGAACAGCGGGGTCCCCAGTCCGAGGTTGCGGAACATGGAGGGGATAAGGCTGTCCGGGGTGGCCACCAGCCAGTTCCAGGCCGTGGAGGAGACCACGATGGGCACCACCCAGGGCAGGAGCAGGAGGACCTTGAACGTGTTGCCGGCGGGAATCTTGGTGCGCAGGAGCAGCGCCAGGCCCAGTCCCACCAGCCAGGAGCCAAAGACACCCACGATGGTGAACCAGAGGGTGAACTGGGCTGCTTTCCAGAACGCCGGCGAGGTCAGGACGGTGGCGAAGTTTTCCCCGCCGATGAAGTTTCCGGTCTGCAGCAGGTTCCCGTCATGGGTGGCCTGGACGGCCGCGTAAACCAGCGGGTAGCCGTGGATGAGGACGAGCAGGACGACGGACGGGAGCAGGAGCCAGAAGAACGTCCTGGTTGCCTGCGCCGAGAGCTTGCTCTTGCGCTTCCCGGGAAGCGTCCCGGACCCGCCGGGGGCGACTCCCCGGCGGGCCCGGGCCAGGCCGGACTGTGCTGTGGTACTGGACATGGGGGCCCTGTCCTACTTCTTCAGGACGGATTCGAGGCCGGACTGGAAGGCCTGCAGCGCGGACTTGGCGTCGGACTTGCCGGTGATGATGGTCTGGCTGAACTGGTTCAGTGCCTGCCCGCCGTCGAGCGCTGCGAGGTTGGCGTTCAGGGTGTTGCCCTGCGAGGCGAAGGTCTTCGCGATCGGCTGCCATTCCTTGACGATCTTGACGTTGTTGGGGTCGTCGGCGAACTCGGGGATCTCGGTGATCGACTTGAAGACGGGGAGGGCGGACATGAGCTTCTTCTGCCAGAGCTGCTTGAGCTGGCCCAGGTAGTAGACCAGGAATTCTTCGGACGCGTCCTGCGACGGGGTGTTGGTGTACATCATGATGTTGTTCGGGAAGACGATGGTGGCCTTGTCGCCGTGCGGGCCGGTGATGGGATCCGCCACGAGCAGGTCGCCGGAGGTATCGCCCA
It encodes the following:
- a CDS encoding carbohydrate ABC transporter permease, producing MSSTTAQSGLARARRGVAPGGSGTLPGKRKSKLSAQATRTFFWLLLPSVVLLVLIHGYPLVYAAVQATHDGNLLQTGNFIGGENFATVLTSPAFWKAAQFTLWFTIVGVFGSWLVGLGLALLLRTKIPAGNTFKVLLLLPWVVPIVVSSTAWNWLVATPDSLIPSMFRNLGLGTPLFLADPTLASITVMAFKVWVSFPFMMMMTSAALASVDETVYEAASMDGASRWQQFTHITLPLIARSTYISWILMTIFCVNDFPTIYLLTGGGPVSATTSLVVLAYRTVFQDFATGPGVAIAFLMTMTLVVISVILYRQIRKSSVE